The Lampris incognitus isolate fLamInc1 chromosome 17, fLamInc1.hap2, whole genome shotgun sequence genome contains a region encoding:
- the LOC130127038 gene encoding histone H4 encodes MSGRGKGGKGLGKGGAKRHRKVLRDNIQGITKPAIRRLARRGGVKRISGLIYEETRGVLKVFLENVIRDAVTYTEHAKRKTVTAMDVVYALKRQGRTLYGFGG; translated from the coding sequence ATGAGTGGACGGGGCAAGGGAGGCAAAGGACTCGGAAAAGGAGGCGCCAAGCGCCACCGTAAAGTGCTTCGCGATAACATCCAGGGCATCACCAAGCCCGCCATCCGCCGCCTGGCTCGCCGTGGCGGAGTGAAGCGTATCTCCGGTCTGATCTACGAGGAGACCCGCGGAGTCCTGAAAGTCTTCCTGGAGAACGTGATCCGTGATGCCGTCACCTACACCGAGCACGCCAAGAGGAAGACCGTCACCGCCATGGACGTGGTTTATGCCTTGAAGAGACAGGGTCGCACCCTGTACGGCTTCGGTGGATAA
- the LOC130127028 gene encoding histone H2A-like: MSGRGKQGGKARAKSKTRSSRAGLQFPVGRVHRLLRKGNYAERVGAGAPVYLAAVLEYLTAEILELAGNAARDNKKTRIIPRHLQLAVRNDEELNKLLGGVTIAQGGVLPNIQAVLLPKKTDKSSKNK, encoded by the coding sequence ATGTCTGGAAGAGGAAAGCAGGGCGGTAAAGCCAGGGCTAAGTCTAAGACCCGGTCGTCCCGGGCTGGTTTGCAGTTCCCTGTCGGACGTGTCCACAGGCTCCTGCGTAAAGGCAACTACGCAGAACGTGTGGGTGCCGGCGCACCGGTGTATCTGGCGGCCGTGCTGGAGTATCTGACCGCAGAGATTCTGGAGTTGGCCGGAAACGCAGCCAGGGACAACAAGAAGACCCGTATCATCCCCCGCCACCTTCAGCTGGCCGTCCGCAATGACGAGGAGCTCAACAAACTGCTGGGGGGAGTGACCATCGCTCAGGGTGGCGTGCTGCCCAACATTCAGGCTGTCCTGCTCCCCAAGAAGACCGACAAGTCTTCCAAGAACAAGTAG
- the LOC130127032 gene encoding histone H2B 1/2-like: MPDPAKAAPKKGSKKAVTKTAGKTGKKRRKTRKESYAIYVYKVLKQVHPDTGISSKAMGIMNSFVNDIFERIAGEASRLAHYNKRSTITSREIQTAVRLLLPGELAKHAVSEGTKAVTKYTSSK, translated from the coding sequence ATGCCTGACCCAGCCAAGGCCGCGCCCAAGAAGGGCTCCAAGAAAGCCGTGACCAAGACCGCTGGAAAAACTGGCAAGAAGCGCAGAAAGACCAGGAAGGAGAGCTACGCCATCTATGTCTACAAGGTGCTGAAACAGGTCCACCCCGACACTGGTATCTCTTCCAAGGCGATGGGCATCATGAATTCTTTCGTCAACGACATCTTTGAGCGCATCGCCGGCGAAGCTTCTCGTCTGGCGCACTACAACAAACGCTCCACCATCACCTCCAGGGAGATCCAGACCGCCGTCCGCCTGCTGCTCCCCGGTGAGCTGGCCAAGCACGCCGTGTCTGAGGGCACCAAGGCCGTCACCAAGTACACCAGCTCCAAGTAG
- the LOC130127025 gene encoding histone H3, giving the protein MARTKQTARKSTGGKAPRKQLATKAARKSAPATGGVKKPHRYRPGTVALREIRRYQKSTELLIRKLPFQRLVREIAQDFKTDLRFQSSAVMALQEASEAYLVGLFEDTNLCAIHAKRVTIMPKDIQLARRIRGERA; this is encoded by the coding sequence ATGGCCAGAACCAAGCAGACCGCTCGTAAATCCACTGGTGGAAAAGCCCCCAGGAAGCAGCTCGCAACCAAGGCTGCCCGTAAAAGCGCCCCGGCCACCGGCGGTGTGAAGAAGCCTCACCGCTACAGGCCCGGGACCGTCGCTCTGAGGGAGATCCGTCGCTACCAGAAGTCCACCGAGCTGCTCATCCGCAAGCTGCCCTTCCAGCGCCTGGTGAGAGAGATCGCTCAGGACTTCAAAACCGACCTGCGCTTCCAGAGCTCCGCCGTCATGGCTCTCCAGGAGGCCAGCGAGGCTTATCTGGTTGGTCTGTTCGAGGACACCAACCTGTGCGCCATCCACGCCAAGAGAGTCACCATCATGCCCAAAGACATCCAGCTGGCCCGCCGCATCCGCGGAGAGCGCGCTTAA